In Massilibacterium senegalense, the genomic window GCTGGATATTGATGATAACAATTCGTCCAAACACGCCCTGCTTGAATCGCTCTTCCAAATCGATAGGCTGTATGAATATTTCTCGTCCAAATACCAGCACCTAATCCATACAACGTATCATTTGCAATTTGTAGTGCCTCTTCGTAGTCTTTAAACGTCGTAACGGATAACACCGGACCAAAAATCTCTTCTTGGAAAATCCGCATGTTATTTTTTCCTTTAAACACAGTCGGCTTCATATAATATCCTTCTTTTATT contains:
- a CDS encoding aldehyde dehydrogenase family protein; this encodes IKEGYYMKPTVFKGKNNMRIFQEEIFGPVLSVTTFKDYEEALQIANDTLYGLGAGIWTRNIHTAYRFGRAIQAGRVWTNCYHQYPAHAAFGGYKMSGIGRENHKMMLSHYQQTKNLLISYNTNKLGFF